The Malus sylvestris chromosome 12, drMalSylv7.2, whole genome shotgun sequence genome contains a region encoding:
- the LOC126593954 gene encoding histidine--tRNA ligase, chloroplastic/mitochondrial-like, producing the protein MLSAVSSSLLTFHKPFTRALRLPLPKLPISSNPKPLSSLSPATSSLIPNSTGGGRAGALSPAPATDDLQKIDVNPPKGTRDFPPEDMRLRNWLFYNFREVSRLFGFEEVDYPVLETEALFIRKAGEEIRDQLYCFEDRGNRRVALRPELTPSLARLVIQKGKSLSLPLKWFAIGQCWRYERMTRGRRREHYQWNMDVIGVPEVTAEAELISSIVTFFKRVGITASDVGFKVSSRKVLQEVLRRYSIPEALFGKVCIIIDKIEKIPVDDIKNELKSAGVSEEAIEQLLQVLSIKSLTKLEEILGGAGEAVADLKQLFSLADKFGYSEWIQFDASIVRGLAYYTGIVFEGFDRGGKLRAICGGGRYDRLLSTFGGDDISACGFGFGDAVIVELLKEKGLLPELSLQVENIVCALDPGLQGAAATVATILRGKGQSVDLVLENKPLKWVFKRASRINANRLILVGDSEWQRGMVSVKVLSSGEQREIKLDELE; encoded by the exons ATGCTCTCTGCAGTCTCGTCTTCCCTCCTTACCTTCCACAAGCCCTTCACTCGCGCTCTTCGACTCCCCCTCCCCAAACTCCCCATTTcttcaaaccctaaacccctctcttctctctcccccGCCACTTCTTCTCTCATCCCCAATTCCACCGGCGGTGGTCGCGCCGGGGCTTTATCTCCGGCCCCGGCCACCGACGACCTCCAGAAGATCGATGTTAACCCTCCCAAGGGCACGAGGGACTTCCCACCCGAAGATATGCGCCTCCGCAACTGGCTCTTCTACAATTTCAGAGAGGTCTCGCGGCTGTTCGGCTTCGAAGAGGTCGACTATCCGGTTCTCGAGACGGAGGCTCTGTTTATCAGAAAGGCAGGGGAGGAGATTCGAGACCAG CTGTATTGCTTCGAAGATCGGGGAAATCGTCGCGTTGCGCTGAGGCCGGAGCTCACTCCTTCTTTGGCAAGGCTGGTGATACAGAAAGG AAAATCTCTATCCCTTCCGTTGAAATGGTTTGCCATTGGGCAGTGTTGGCGGTATGAGAGGATGACAAGGGGGCGGCGTCGGGAGCATTACCAGTGGAATATGGATGTTATTGGTGTACCTGAGGTTACG GCTGAAGCAGAACTTATTTCTTCAATTGTCACTTTCTTCAAGCGAGTAGGAATTACAGCATCAGATGTTGGATTCAAGGTTTCTAGTCGTAAG GTTTTACAAGAAGTATTGAGGCGTTATTCCATACCCGAAGCTTTATTTGGCAAAGTTTGCATCATCATAGACAAG ATAGAGAAGATTCCAGTGGATGATATAAAAAATGAGTTGAAATCTGCTGGTGTATCTGAAGAGGCTATTGAACAGTTATTGCAAGTTCTTTCCATAAAGTCATTGACAAAGCTGGAAG AGATACTTGGAGGAGCAGGGGAAGCAGTTGCTGATCTGAAACAACTATTCTCTCTTGCTGACAAATTTGGTTACTCTGAATGGATTCAGTTTGATGCTTCTATTGTTCGTGGCCTTGCCTACTACACTGGTATTGTCTTTGAG gGTTTTGATAGAGGAGGAAAGTTACGAGCCATTTGTGGTGGTGGGCGATATGACCGCTTGCTTTCTACTTTTGGTGGTGATGACATTTCtgcttgtggatttgggtttggtGATGCTGTTATAGTGGAA TTGCTTAAGGAGAAGGGTCTTCTACCGGAACTCAGCCTGCAAGTAGAGAACATTGTGTGTGCTCTTGATCCTGGACTCCAAGGAGCAGCTGCAACAGTTGCCACCATACTCAGGGGAAAAGGTCAAAGTGTTGATTTAGTCTTGGAGAACAAACCGCTTAAATG GGTATTCAAGCGTGCATCACGAATAAATGCTAACAGGCTGATATTGGTGGGAGATTCGGAGTGGCAAAGGGGTATGGTGAGTGTGAAAGTCCTTTCTTCCGGCGAACAACGTGAGATCAAACTTGATGAACTAGAGTGA